A single genomic interval of Aegicerativicinus sediminis harbors:
- the rplT gene encoding 50S ribosomal protein L20, giving the protein MPRSVNSVAKRARRKKVLKQAKGYFGRRKNVWTVAKNAVEKAMQYSYRDRRNKKRTFRALWIQRINAGARQYGLSYSKFMGLLKANDINLNRKVLADLAMNNPEAFEAIVNKVK; this is encoded by the coding sequence ATGCCAAGATCAGTAAATTCTGTAGCAAAAAGAGCCCGAAGAAAAAAGGTTCTTAAACAAGCAAAAGGTTACTTCGGAAGACGTAAAAACGTTTGGACAGTAGCTAAAAATGCGGTTGAAAAAGCGATGCAATATTCGTACAGAGACCGCAGAAACAAAAAGAGAACATTCCGTGCCTTATGGATCCAAAGGATTAATGCAGGTGCTAGACAGTACGGTTTGTCCTATTCAAAATTTATGGGCTTATTAAAAGCTAATGATATTAACCTTAACCGTAAGGTTTTGGCGGATTTAGCAATGAATAACCCAGAAGCTTTTGAAGCAATTGTAAATAAAGTAAAATAG
- a CDS encoding EF-hand domain-containing protein: protein MDTNDSILEKIQILITKYFSSPQEAFRFFDKNSDGKLSSQELVKLLKEAEISGFIRGIVARKLIESYDTSGDHYVDWEEFKMAYSELLGLNQEKKQN from the coding sequence ATGGATACTAATGATTCTATATTAGAAAAAATCCAAATTTTAATTACCAAATATTTTAGTTCGCCTCAAGAGGCATTCAGATTCTTTGATAAAAACAGTGATGGAAAGTTAAGTAGCCAAGAATTGGTTAAATTATTGAAAGAAGCCGAGATCAGTGGTTTTATCAGGGGGATTGTGGCAAGGAAACTCATAGAGAGTTATGATACTTCTGGTGACCATTATGTTGATTGGGAAGAATTTAAAATGGCTTATTCCGAACTTTTAGGGCTAAACCAAGAGAAGAAACAAAATTGA
- a CDS encoding tetratricopeptide repeat protein, producing MQLRDFIKECHNRSIFKLLSIYIVTAWVTLQVLSVVIEPLKLPQNTVTYFIIISLIGLPIYMLVLWNARLKYKSHQGDDSLMDSIKKEINFKKGYFFSTTIIGGLALFASVLVFNQGLSQNASEIPIEKSNTIAVLDFENNTGDKSLDVIGKMSSDWLIHGITEHDAGQVISPKTIKNYSDLMGVPMNAQFDIKFLGKLLKPNKIITGSFYNVNKDLIFNCVIKNASDNTILEAFPSIKCSIDNPVKGIEEIKQLVLTYLLQDGDKRLILQENPPRYEAFQKKITADANYDNQELYIKLLNESIDLDSTYFEPKVLRVQHYYNNGDYKIADSLIKIIGSNPKLSKRQKNLLLFCEALIDGKNDRIYRHWNQEYIIAPFHLESNSTEMVLLTEFIYKPEKVEEVFNIIPTSDLVIEDCEHCKYRYFMMGLAYNNLEEYDKTIALLEPICKIIDDRSIDFTLMHAYIKENKLENLRDFISKKSLLISNQQKINYFNFIGKNSLLVNNKELADEFFSKSLSQNGGLSQSLAEANYYLGDYAKTVELLQPLLNHDQKSIITTLYLALSKYNSGEQKEAMELLNSLDKLRNNYDYGDVDYAYSQFYASTGNLEKAINHLMTSVAKGNTYLIDNFQYDPLLLSLQNHPNFKKAFTFWH from the coding sequence ATGCAATTGAGGGATTTCATTAAAGAATGCCATAATAGAAGTATTTTTAAATTACTTTCTATTTACATAGTAACTGCCTGGGTTACTCTTCAAGTTTTATCAGTAGTAATAGAACCTTTAAAACTTCCACAAAACACAGTTACCTATTTCATTATTATTTCATTAATAGGCTTACCAATATACATGCTTGTTTTATGGAATGCCAGATTAAAATATAAATCACACCAAGGTGATGACTCATTAATGGATAGTATTAAGAAGGAAATTAATTTTAAAAAGGGTTATTTCTTTTCAACAACTATCATTGGAGGACTTGCATTGTTTGCATCTGTTCTGGTTTTCAATCAGGGATTATCCCAAAACGCTTCTGAAATACCCATTGAAAAAAGCAACACCATTGCAGTATTAGATTTCGAAAACAACACGGGTGACAAGTCATTAGATGTTATAGGTAAAATGAGTTCAGATTGGTTGATTCATGGAATTACCGAGCATGATGCAGGCCAAGTAATTTCCCCAAAAACCATAAAAAATTACTCTGATTTAATGGGAGTGCCAATGAATGCACAGTTTGATATTAAATTTCTTGGCAAATTGCTAAAACCGAACAAAATAATAACAGGATCTTTTTATAATGTAAACAAAGATTTAATTTTTAATTGTGTTATAAAAAATGCAAGTGACAATACTATCTTAGAGGCTTTCCCCTCAATAAAATGTTCTATTGATAATCCAGTAAAGGGGATTGAAGAAATCAAACAATTGGTTTTGACCTATTTGCTCCAGGATGGTGACAAAAGGCTCATCCTCCAGGAAAATCCTCCAAGATATGAGGCTTTCCAAAAGAAAATTACTGCAGACGCAAATTATGATAATCAGGAACTATACATAAAATTATTGAATGAATCCATCGATTTAGACAGTACTTATTTTGAACCTAAGGTTTTGAGGGTACAGCACTATTATAATAATGGCGACTATAAAATAGCAGATTCATTAATAAAGATTATCGGGAGTAATCCAAAACTTAGCAAAAGGCAAAAAAATCTTTTGTTGTTCTGTGAGGCGCTGATTGACGGAAAAAATGATAGGATCTATCGGCACTGGAATCAAGAATATATTATAGCTCCATTCCATCTGGAAAGCAATTCAACTGAAATGGTATTGCTTACAGAGTTTATTTACAAACCCGAAAAAGTTGAAGAAGTTTTCAATATTATCCCTACCTCCGATTTGGTCATAGAAGATTGTGAGCATTGTAAGTACCGATATTTTATGATGGGGTTGGCCTACAATAATCTTGAAGAGTACGATAAAACAATTGCCCTGCTCGAACCAATCTGTAAAATAATAGATGATAGATCAATAGATTTCACCTTAATGCACGCCTATATTAAAGAGAACAAATTGGAAAACTTAAGGGATTTTATTTCTAAAAAATCCTTACTAATATCTAATCAGCAGAAAATTAATTATTTCAACTTCATAGGAAAGAATTCTTTACTGGTTAACAATAAAGAATTAGCGGATGAATTCTTCTCAAAATCCCTATCCCAAAATGGAGGTTTGTCACAGTCATTGGCCGAAGCAAACTATTATTTAGGTGACTATGCGAAGACCGTAGAATTGTTGCAGCCTTTATTAAACCATGATCAAAAGTCAATTATCACCACCCTTTATTTAGCGCTTTCCAAATATAATTCGGGCGAGCAAAAAGAAGCTATGGAATTATTGAATAGCTTAGATAAGCTTCGAAATAACTATGATTACGGCGATGTTGATTATGCTTATTCTCAATTTTATGCTTCCACCGGAAATCTGGAAAAAGCCATCAACCATTTAATGACTTCCGTGGCTAAAGGAAATACCTATCTTATTGACAATTTTCAGTACGACCCATTATTACTTAGTTTACAAAATCACCCAAATTTTAAAAAAGCATTTACTTTTTGGCACTAA
- a CDS encoding caspase family protein, which translates to MEKDKLKNAYAILIGVGADLKESVIDAKSIYDILIDDNLCGYKKENVFLITEEEATKDNILKTLETLKNKVDFDSSVLLFYSGHGGYHEGADIYYLQPNDFTPENYIDAKDLRQLINEMRSKRMVLFLDCCHAAGMFKQGVGKYQTQLTPSVIPEDNFNKIEGLAQKIDNDQGISIVSSCRENQLSWIMDGDENSLFTKCLLEVLKGTHKTYFEDEFIRISEVVHYIFKRVPEIQPSQNPYVNLQIYDDFVLSNVPKNLHDNISHTLTNSSDNKHQQSSKSLIQSYRDEENNKNLILFVHGFTGEGNDSFGKFPEFLLTEQGLKGWDIKPIGYAPNVVPELGKDVWSNSTDIEKISQYLITCMKYKYEKYKRVAIIAHSLGGLVVQKAIVDMDKGHRNKISHVILFGCPSLGIDSEVLENLWKGRYKEMDEKGEFITDLREKWDEIFSNTLPFKLKTVAGTEDNYISYKSCHDPFPKDTREFVTGDHFTMVKPQSTDEAVYKLILGVLTGNEFFKDYAKSAEINMLIGNYEEVINELFPKKEHLDANGLRNLVFALEGTDRSSEIYDLLNDHPLLKNNSDFMGILGGRHKREYLKTYSQSSGEKALEFYSKGYQMAKNDKNDSQIYYHAINLAFLNLVLKRDESKMKSFAEEAKSSAENCRDNLWKFATLGEASIYLDSMEDAEELYVKAARQADIRQKISMFTNAYTSYAVLMDGVSEHDRFAKFLKTTLLN; encoded by the coding sequence GTGGAAAAGGATAAGCTAAAAAATGCCTATGCCATACTAATTGGGGTTGGAGCCGATCTTAAAGAATCGGTAATTGATGCAAAATCTATTTATGATATTTTGATTGATGATAACTTATGTGGTTACAAAAAAGAAAATGTGTTTTTAATTACTGAAGAGGAGGCCACTAAAGACAACATTCTTAAAACCCTGGAGACCTTGAAAAATAAAGTAGATTTTGATTCATCAGTTCTTTTATTCTATTCAGGTCATGGCGGTTACCACGAAGGTGCAGACATCTATTATCTCCAACCAAATGATTTTACTCCAGAAAATTATATCGATGCCAAAGATTTAAGGCAGTTAATTAATGAAATGCGATCTAAGCGTATGGTTCTTTTTTTAGATTGCTGCCATGCCGCTGGAATGTTTAAACAAGGAGTAGGAAAATATCAAACACAGCTCACCCCTTCAGTAATTCCAGAAGATAATTTTAACAAGATTGAGGGTCTAGCCCAGAAAATTGATAATGACCAAGGCATCTCAATTGTCTCCTCATGTCGTGAAAATCAACTGTCTTGGATTATGGATGGAGATGAAAATAGTCTCTTTACAAAGTGCCTTTTAGAAGTTTTAAAAGGTACACATAAAACTTATTTTGAAGATGAATTCATTAGAATATCCGAAGTGGTCCATTACATTTTCAAAAGAGTTCCTGAAATTCAACCTTCTCAAAACCCATATGTAAATCTTCAAATTTATGATGATTTTGTTTTAAGCAATGTTCCTAAGAATTTACATGATAATATAAGCCATACCTTAACCAATTCTTCAGATAACAAACATCAACAAAGTTCCAAGAGTTTAATTCAATCCTATCGGGATGAGGAGAACAATAAAAACCTTATCCTATTTGTACATGGGTTCACAGGAGAAGGAAATGATTCATTTGGAAAATTCCCGGAATTTCTTTTGACTGAGCAAGGTTTAAAAGGCTGGGATATTAAACCAATTGGATATGCACCTAATGTTGTCCCCGAATTAGGTAAAGATGTTTGGTCCAATAGTACTGATATTGAAAAAATTTCCCAATATCTGATAACTTGTATGAAATACAAGTATGAAAAGTATAAAAGGGTTGCCATTATTGCACATAGCTTAGGAGGACTGGTTGTACAAAAAGCAATTGTCGATATGGACAAAGGGCACAGAAATAAAATTTCACATGTAATTCTTTTTGGTTGCCCAAGTTTAGGCATAGATTCAGAAGTATTAGAAAATTTATGGAAAGGAAGATACAAGGAGATGGATGAAAAAGGAGAATTCATCACAGACTTACGTGAAAAATGGGATGAAATTTTTTCTAATACACTTCCTTTTAAATTGAAAACAGTTGCCGGAACCGAGGATAATTATATCTCCTACAAATCATGCCATGATCCGTTTCCAAAAGATACTAGGGAATTTGTAACTGGCGACCATTTTACAATGGTAAAACCGCAGTCAACTGACGAAGCAGTTTATAAATTAATTTTAGGCGTTCTTACTGGAAACGAATTTTTTAAGGATTATGCAAAATCTGCCGAGATAAATATGCTCATTGGAAACTATGAAGAAGTCATAAATGAATTGTTTCCGAAGAAAGAACATTTAGATGCAAACGGCCTGAGAAATCTGGTTTTTGCGTTAGAAGGAACAGATAGGAGTTCAGAGATTTATGATTTATTAAACGATCATCCTCTTCTTAAAAATAATTCGGATTTTATGGGAATTCTTGGTGGCAGGCACAAGAGGGAGTATCTGAAAACCTATTCACAAAGTAGTGGAGAAAAGGCACTTGAATTTTATTCAAAAGGTTACCAAATGGCTAAAAATGATAAAAATGATTCACAGATTTATTATCATGCCATTAATTTGGCGTTTTTGAATCTTGTTTTGAAAAGGGATGAATCTAAAATGAAATCTTTTGCCGAGGAGGCAAAATCTTCTGCAGAAAATTGCAGAGATAACCTTTGGAAATTTGCTACATTGGGTGAAGCTTCAATTTATTTAGATTCCATGGAAGATGCAGAGGAATTGTATGTAAAAGCGGCGAGACAGGCAGATATAAGACAAAAAATATCAATGTTCACTAATGCATATACAAGTTATGCAGTTTTAATGGATGGAGTTTCAGAACATGATCGCTTTGCGAAGTTTTTAAAAACAACACTCCTTAATTAA
- a CDS encoding toll/interleukin-1 receptor domain-containing protein → MATKSIVFVSYSHEDKDIALGLTKELQALGANIWIDQIGIKLGQHWDNTIEEALEEAGTLMVLISNNSVTSPNVQDEVSIAINDKKRIVPILIEQCELPMRWRRLQYADFISDPEKSLNDVLEALEIQRPQGYIADKIKSILKSLKHGNADLVIPKPTDSSETTFNNKDIEKNKEALLISEPEMDRATLMYRKVISKNKILIISTAVASLFLMTILLFITKTEPTWLVILGSLILNLLSIKPIGNINKSFKRIELIDLLKLKRQRLIRIIADLDDEEMENFNQEFTNYISH, encoded by the coding sequence GTGGCGACTAAGTCAATTGTCTTTGTGAGTTATTCACATGAGGACAAAGATATAGCATTAGGTCTTACCAAAGAATTACAGGCTCTTGGAGCAAATATTTGGATTGACCAAATTGGCATTAAATTAGGTCAACATTGGGATAATACCATTGAAGAAGCCTTAGAAGAAGCAGGTACTTTAATGGTCCTTATTTCAAATAATTCTGTAACATCTCCAAACGTTCAGGACGAAGTTTCTATTGCCATTAATGACAAAAAACGCATTGTTCCTATTCTTATTGAGCAATGCGAATTACCTATGCGCTGGCGCAGATTACAATATGCGGACTTTATTTCAGATCCTGAAAAATCTTTAAATGATGTTTTAGAAGCCTTAGAGATACAGCGCCCCCAAGGTTATATAGCGGATAAAATTAAATCGATTTTAAAATCACTTAAACACGGAAATGCTGACCTAGTTATCCCGAAACCTACGGATTCCTCTGAAACTACCTTTAATAATAAGGATATAGAAAAGAACAAAGAAGCTCTCCTAATTTCAGAACCAGAAATGGATAGAGCCACTTTGATGTACAGGAAAGTTATATCGAAAAATAAAATATTAATCATTTCAACGGCGGTAGCAAGTCTTTTCCTCATGACTATACTGCTGTTTATAACTAAAACTGAACCAACTTGGTTGGTAATTTTAGGATCTTTGATTTTAAATCTCCTTTCCATTAAACCAATCGGCAATATCAACAAAAGCTTCAAACGTATAGAATTAATAGATCTTCTAAAATTAAAAAGACAACGGTTGATTAGAATTATTGCTGATCTAGATGATGAAGAAATGGAGAATTTTAACCAAGAATTTACTAACTACATTTCACACTAG